A stretch of Balaenoptera ricei isolate mBalRic1 chromosome 9, mBalRic1.hap2, whole genome shotgun sequence DNA encodes these proteins:
- the LOC132371561 gene encoding solute carrier family 40 member 1-like isoform X1 codes for MKQMKREKSLLVGHVLLFTQNASITTCCAVLMLVFSYRRELEQVWQGWFTVVCFTAVITLAALANLASTALTISIQKDWIVSLTGDNRGQLAGMNAAVWRLDQIISISALLFMGQVMTWASHVIGYGFILRWSLVSLLVESLFLSRIFQLVPQLAVKPQQQTGALPRKATGGCEHSR; via the exons TTGGTCATGTCTTGCTCTTCACTCAGAATGCCTCTATCACCACCTGCTGTGCGGTCCTGATGCTTGTGTTCTCATACAGAAGGGAGCTGGAGCAAGTATGGCAAGGCTGGTTCACT GTGGTCTGCTTCACAGCTGTGATCACCTTGGCAGCCTTGGCAAACCTGGCCAGCACAGCACTGACCATCAGCATTCAGAAGGACTGGATTGTAAGCCTCACAGGTGACAACAGAGGCCAGCTGGCTG GGATGAATGCAGCTGTCTGGCGGCTGGACCAGATCATCAGTATATCTGCTCTCCTGTTCATGGGCCAGGTGATGACATGGGCATCTCATGTGATCGGTTATGGTTTCATTCTTCGATGGAGCTTGGTTTCACTTCTTGTTGAGTCTCTATTTCTATCCAGGATTTTTCAACTAGTTCCCCAGTTGGCTGTAAAACCCCAGCAACAAACGGGGGCACTTCCTAGAAAGGCGACAGGAGGCTGTGAACATTCAAGGTGA
- the LOC132371561 gene encoding solute carrier family 40 member 1-like isoform X2: MLVFSYRRELEQVWQGWFTVVCFTAVITLAALANLASTALTISIQKDWIVSLTGDNRGQLAGMNAAVWRLDQIISISALLFMGQVMTWASHVIGYGFILRWSLVSLLVESLFLSRIFQLVPQLAVKPQQQTGALPRKATGGCEHSR, translated from the exons ATGCTTGTGTTCTCATACAGAAGGGAGCTGGAGCAAGTATGGCAAGGCTGGTTCACT GTGGTCTGCTTCACAGCTGTGATCACCTTGGCAGCCTTGGCAAACCTGGCCAGCACAGCACTGACCATCAGCATTCAGAAGGACTGGATTGTAAGCCTCACAGGTGACAACAGAGGCCAGCTGGCTG GGATGAATGCAGCTGTCTGGCGGCTGGACCAGATCATCAGTATATCTGCTCTCCTGTTCATGGGCCAGGTGATGACATGGGCATCTCATGTGATCGGTTATGGTTTCATTCTTCGATGGAGCTTGGTTTCACTTCTTGTTGAGTCTCTATTTCTATCCAGGATTTTTCAACTAGTTCCCCAGTTGGCTGTAAAACCCCAGCAACAAACGGGGGCACTTCCTAGAAAGGCGACAGGAGGCTGTGAACATTCAAGGTGA